A single region of the Podospora pseudopauciseta strain CBS 411.78 chromosome 1, whole genome shotgun sequence genome encodes:
- the rec8 gene encoding R8 protein (COG:D; EggNog:ENOG503NY2J): protein MASLLSSLLLLGAAISPAQARVAAWWNGVGPQVIVQNETTGLIRYSRCNLFDNPKYSYTDGSVFSLTYKPKNDTPLAGSGYWSNEFTAASIYYLTERYEIANGLFHCNMTTGLFESKGNWIISKPSPSVHQNTGLASLLLGEEGGYRLFYHNKDGQVAQLGYTRDDGQWLYKGMVSKDVNTVPALGAAHSGKENITVISTRDFSNIGVTRWNSAGTWWRSTLPQALGNETDVITSKTNKTEIAINATAPVNFTLPAYDAATKGMGISINRNYTRFIWYIGTDKKIHQIGNTNYFWSIRENQTESFWPEADEPNASVGVAFDFSSSLVHLYYMAKGKLVQAKYENESWKAWSNVPEPPAEQTTKDPTPSGPTTTESPVSEQSDVPNEGLSTGAKAGIGVGVSVGVIAVGVLIAVIVLLKRKKHEGFEHPPQQHTDDGSTIAPTTPAPSYGVPHPQNPLMVHYNNIAPQYHNYQMAQYDGYAWDQKYAPITSNSPPASQPYSSPQSTYAAMPIQQLDSETRPTELYAQPLYELPNQTNSHELVAEPKRTAAEQQEIYETQQLEQQRRAMYQQQRQQQQQQAQMYQEQPPQYQQLLTSHQYGVATVWLVSTVGIKSNAKKISRKAIQEVNVQKACETILEPGAPIALRLQGSLLYGVSRVYSQQCQYVLADAEKVQAHMMAFYNAMGGNENALDPRAGQAKRKELILQDDPDFDLNYQLPVFELDDDGNLILPAVESQASRNSTSQMSPHQLDSFNAGGSSIHGGLDLPGSSSGLGNPFHDGPFGSDDIDHGIDNQQVLPFGDGERQLAPIDDWGIEIDADGNVLALFEEPELPQIPQVDVSKADDHLPSDLGLDRFDSEGDFIMANRDPAIPSDPRLPSEPPVLPQVGQAQQEENQEQQQQEAEMDENASEVQAPARARRQRRRQLLAPDDQTMLTRGQIRLWGDTYANRADEETARQQRRGLTATETRMNAYNLVFGQGLANLGYLAGYPNIPHPLAPLFAGEGLAQQLGFISPDFDVSGDVPATPRSRRRTASQALELEEDEVARRVRPRLSNEPDAPQGAPQLTNEAKLFLLGEQGEPIEAGRRGTSAQLSDAIHSDAPWNRPSSHIPSSSIKGGAGSKPGSRHVSASPLTHRARAGILGGSDQIERFSDQPIFGSDTGFSQGGGGVFLSSDPIIDPIEAPKEIKVPADTSQQMINALDREGQNFARFLRHIAKTKGYANEDDEQDEKAWVSFDDLFEPEDRKRAVVVQAFHHVLTLATKNVVKVKQDGQGGLKPFGEIRVGVDLPLSEDGGEEGQDEEMGDGGEESRIATGDDDEE, encoded by the exons ATGGCGTCATTGCTATCATCACTGCTTCTACTTGGGGCTGCCATCTCACCGGCACAGGCACGTGTAGCAGCTTGGTGGAATGGCGTCGGGCCTCAAGTGATTGTCCAGAACGAGACAACTGGACTCATCCGATACAGCAGATGCAACCTCTTTGACAACCCAAAATACTCTTACACCGACGGGAGTGTCTTCTCCCTTACATACAAGCCCAAGAACGATACGCCTCTGGCTGGCTCGGGGTACTGGTCGAACGAATTCACAGC TGCCTCGATCTACTATCTGACCGAAAGATATGAGATTGCCAACGGTCTGTTCCACTGCAACATGACTACCGGGCTCTTTGAAAGCAAGGGGAACTGGATCATCAGCAAGCCATCGCCTAGCGTTCATCAAAACACCGGATTGGCTTCTTTGCTCCTGGGTGAAGAG GGAGGATATCGGCTGTTTTATCACAATAAGGATGGCCAGGTTGCCCAACTTGGTTATACGAGAGACGACGGCCAATGGTTGTACAAGGGCATGGTAAGCAAAGATGTCAACACTGTACCCGCTCTTGGGGCTGCCCACTCTGGAAAGGAGAACATCACGGTTATATCTACCAGGGACTTCAGCAATATTGGGGTTACAAGATGGAATAGTGCTGGGACTTGGTGGAGGT CCACGCTACCCCAAGCCTTGGGAAACGAAACCGATGTGATCACCAGCAAGACGAACAAGACCGAAATTGCAATCAATGCAACGGCACCAGTCAACTTCACCTTGCCTGCTTATGATGCCGCCACCAAGGGAATGGGGATCAGCATCAACAGGAACTACACACGTTTCATCTGGTATATTGGCACCGATAAGAAGATCCACCAGATTGGAAACACAAACTATTTCTGGAGTATCCGAGAGAACCAGACCGAATCATTCTGGCCCGAGGCAGATGAGCCCAACGCCAGCGTCGGTGTTGCTTTCGACTTTTCATCCAGTCTGGTGCACCTCTACTACATGGCGAAGGGAAAGCTCGTCCAAGCCAAGTATGAAAACGAATCTTGGAAGGCATGGTCAAATGTGCCTGAGCCCCCCGCCGAACAAACCACCAAGGACCCCACCCCTTCTGGACCTACCACCACGGAATCCCCTGTTTCTGAACAATCGGATGTGCCAAACGAGGGTCTCTCCACCGGTGCTAAAGCTGGGATTGGAGTGGGTGTATCAGTTGGCGTCATTGCTGTTGGAGTGCTCATTGCAGTTATCGTGTTGCTGAAGCGTAAGAAGCACGAGGGATTCGAACACCCGCCCCAACAGCACACGGACGACGGCTCAACGAttgctcccaccacccctgcGCCATCATATGGTgtccctcacccccaaaacccattGATGGTTCACTACAACAACATTGCTCCTCAGTATCACAACTACCAAATGGCGCAGTATGATGGTTACGCCTGGGATCAGAAGTATGCTCCTATCACATCAAACTCCCCACCAGCATCACAGCCATATAGTTCTCCCCAGTCAACATACGCCGCAATGCCAATCCAGCAGCTTGACTCGGAGACCCGTCCGACAGAGCTGTATGCTCAGCCTCTATATGAGCTCCCAAACCAGACGAATTCTCATGAGCTAGTGGCAGAGCCGAAGAGAACCGCGGCGGAGCAGCAGGAAATATACGAGACGCAGCAGTTGGAGCAGCAACGGCGGGCGATGtatcagcagcagcggcaacaacagcaacaacaggcgCAGATGTACCAGGAACAGCCGCCACAGTACCAGCAAC TCCTCACCAGCCACCAGTATGGTGTGGCCACAGTCTG GCTCGTCTCAACCGTTGGAATCAAGTCCAATGCCAAGAAGATCTCACGCAAGGCGATCCAGGAGGTCAACGTCCAGAAGGCTTGCGAAACTATCTTGGAGCCTGGTGCCCCTATTGCCCTGCGTCTCCAAGGCAGTCTTCTCTATGGCGTCTCCAGGGTGTACTCGCAGCAGTGCCAGTATGTATTGGCCGACGCTGAGAAGGTGCAGGCCCATATGATGGCTTTTTACAATGCCATGGGCGGAAATGAGAATGCACTGGATCCGAGGGCAGGCCAGGCCAA ACGGAAGGAGCTCATACTCCAAGACGACCCTGATTTTGACCTCAACTACCAGCTCCCCGTCTTTGAGCTTGACGATGACGGTAACTTGATTCTTCCAGCCGTCGAAAGCCAAGCATCACGCAACAGCACTTCACAGATGTCACCTCACCAGCTCGACAGCTTCAACGCTGGCGGCAGCTCGATCCATGGGGGCCTTGACCTCCCCGGATCTTCTTCTGGTCTTGGAAACCCATTCCATGACGGTCCCTTTGGCAGCGATGACATAGATCATGGCATAGACAACCAACAGGTGCTGCCCTTCGGCGATGGGGAGCGACAGCTTGCACCCATCGATGATTGGGGCATTGAAATCGACGCAGATGGGAACGTGTTAGCCCTTTTCGAGGAGCCTGAGCTGCCGCAGATTCCCCAGGTCGATGTTTCCAAGGCCGATGACCACCTTCCCTCTGATCTCGGTCTCGATCGATTCGATAGCGAAGGAGACTTCATTATGGCTAACAGAGACCCTGCCATTCCTTCTGATCCGCGCCTGCCGTCTGAACCCCCTGTCCTTCCTCAAGTCGGCCAGGCGCAGCAAGAAGAGAACCaagagcagcaacaacaagaggCTGAAATGGACGAAAACGCTAGTGAAGTTCAAGCTCCAGCTCGTGCTCGACGTCAGCGTCGTCGCCAACTTCTCGCGCCAGATGATCAGACTATGCTCACTCGTGGGCAGATTCGACTCTGGGGTGACACTTACGCCAACAGAGCTGATGAAGAGACCGCTCGACAGCAGCGACGTGGGCTCACAGCCACGGAAACACGGATGAATGCTTACAATCTGGTGTTCGGACAGGGTCTCGCCAACCTTGGCTACTTGGCCGGCTACCCTAACATCCCGCACCCCTTGGCCCCCTTATTTGCAGGAGAGGGTCTCGCTCAGCAGTTAGGTTTCATCAGCCCAGATTTCGACGTCAGCGGCGATGTACCCGCCACCCCCCGTAGCCGCCGTCGCACAGCCTCACAAGCCCTCGAGCTAGAAGAAGACGAAGTCGCCCGTCGGGTCCGTCCCCGCCTCAGCAATGAGCCCGACGCCCCACAAGGTGCCCCCCAACTTACAAACGAAGCCAAACTCTTCCTCCTGGGTGAACAAGGAGAGCCAATTGAAGCAGGCAGAAGGGGCACCAGCGCCCAACTCTCAGACGCAATCCACTCCGATGCCCCCTGGAACAGACCCTCCTCTCACATCCCTAGCTCCTCCATCAAAGGCGGTGCCGGCTCCAAACCCGGCAGCCGTCACGTCAgcgcctcccccctcacccaccgTGCCAGAGCTGGTATCTTGGGGGGATCAGACCAGATCGAACGCTTCAGCGATCAGCCCATCTTTGGATCAGACACGGGTTTctcccaaggaggaggtggtgtctTCCTCTCTTCTGATCCCATCATCGATCCGATTGAAGCCCCCAAGGAGATAAAGGTGCCAGCTGATACCTCCCAGCAGATGATCAATGCCCTTGATCGCGAGGGGCAGAACTTCGCAAGGTTTCTCCGGCATATTGCCAAGACCAAGGGGTACGCcaatgaggatgatgagcagGACGAGAAAGCCTGGGTGAGCTTTGATGACTTGTTTGAGCCGGAGGATaggaagagggcggtggtggtgcaggcTTTTCATCATGTGTTGACTTTGGCGACGAAGAAtgtggtgaaggtgaagcAGGATGGACAGGGGGGGCTGAAGCCGTTTGGGGAGATCAGGGTGGGGGTTGACTTGCCTTTGTCTGAGGAtggtggcgaggaggggcaggatgaggagatgggggatggtggtgaggagtcGAGGATTGCTactggggatgatgatgaggagtaA
- a CDS encoding hypothetical protein (EggNog:ENOG503P2JS; COG:S): protein MFRRRWSGLPADPIFPANISELGYFINEDDEIRSLENADYYFHYFLTKNERYNDRRRFAYNEAIGNVVHSRLDAESLAPLRLPVGTKPIDPHVSIRISPDLPERSRVVLIVGEDNQQFGVLAHRVLGGKGGITKGSILNLVQALKKQPSSSTDPTPPGIIIANPSELWWWPEGKRGLTPVDRHYIPMTSAVHLGRAYDKARNGIPKNITTAEHVKCVFEEVVDKLVGKDVKLDIIAVGNSAEEVEKYLNDDEVWKKFGTMMGAMVVLGGFYHSDEFKCEGFKQFMQERARAYAIHHTPLDNPIAESFGNPGALGFTSFGCPAFSAGEANMTELVLIETHHSVLNWLENVALLGEAYRNEDVQIYGDDDGVIPEEVLQAWGEKDVEETEKHMKGTEKDMEEVEAEIKKDELHALEDGNSGHDSTPKKEVAVSKESSPGSSQDSRVAAAEKEDEGNVVLKVKDLKVTVEDGE, encoded by the exons ATGTTCCGTCGCCGCTGGTCTGGCCTCCCGGCCGATCCCATTTTTCCAGCGAACATCTCTGAGCTCGG CTACTTCATCAacgaagatgatgagatCCGCTCTCTCGAAAATGCCGACTACTACTTCCACTATTTCCTCACCAAGAACGAGCGCTACAACGACCGCCGCCGTTTTGCCTACAATG AAGCCATCGGCAATGTGGTTCACTCTCGCCTCGATGCCGAGTCACTCGCTCCCCTCCGTCTGCCCGTGGGAACCAAGCCCATTGACCCTCATGTCTCTATTCGCATCAGTCCTGACCTTCCCGAGCGCTCTCGAGTTGTTCTCATTGTTGGGGAGGACAACCAGCAGTTCGGTGTCCTCGCCCACCGTGTCCTGGGTGGCAAAGGTGGCATCACCAAGGGCTCGATCCTCAACCTTGTCCAGGCCTTGAAGAAgcaaccctcttcctcgactGACCCTACGCCCCCTGGAATCATCATTGCCAACCCTAGtgagttgtggtggtggcctgAGGGCAAGAGGGGGTTGACGCCTGTGGACCGCCATTACATTCCCATGACCAGCGCGGTTCACCTTGGTCGCGCCTACGACAAAGCCAGAAATGGGATCCCCAAGAATATTACCACTGCGGAGCACGTCAAGTGTgtttttgaggaggtggtagACAAGTTGGTTGGGAAGGACGTCAAGTTGGATATTATTGCTGTGGGCAATTCGgcagaggaggtggagaaaTATCTAAACGATGATGAGGTCTGGAAGAAGTTTGGGACGATGATGGGGGCGATGGTAGTGTTGGGAGGGTTTTATCACTCGGATGAGTTCAAGTGTGAGGGGTTCAAACAGTTTATGCAAGAG AGAGCTCGCGCCTATGCCATCCACCACACACCCCTTGACAACCCTATTGCCGAGTCTTTTGGCAACCCCGGTGCTCTTGGGTTTACCTCCTTTGGTTGCCCTGCTTTCAGCGCTGGCGAGGCGAATATGACTGAGCTGGTGCTTATTGAGACACATCATAGCGTTCTCAACTGGCTGGAGAATGTTGCTTTGCTTGGGGAGGCGTACAGGAATGAGGATGTACAGATCtatggagatgatgatggagtcATTCCGGAGGAAGTTCTGCAGGCTTGGGGCGagaaggatgtggaggagacCGAGAAGCACATGAAGGGGACCGAGAAGGAtatggaggaggtcgaggctGAGATTAAAAAGGACGAGTTGCATGCATTGGAGGATGGCAATTCTGGCCATGATAGCACTCCTAAGAAGGAGGTCGCTGTTAGCAAGGAGAGTTCACCTGGCTCATCTCAGGACAGCagagttgctgctgctgagaaggaggatgaggggaaTGTGGTTCTTAAGGTCAAGGATCTGAAGGTCacggtggaggatggggagtaG
- the MRP2 gene encoding 40S ribosomal protein mrp2, mitochondrial (BUSCO:EOG09265D7J; EggNog:ENOG503P4CP; COG:J), with product MSMFRAKKFDLGCFTNIKIIRDHSKRKAFEAAEPERQALRYIIRNTTLPMRTRAMAQLQLTQMHCYTRPTQIRNRCVLGGKGRGVLRAFKMSRYNFRMEALAGNLPGVKKASW from the exons ATGTCCATGTTCAGGGCCAAAAAGTTTGATCTTGGGTGcttcaccaacatcaaaatCATCCGGGATCACTCCAAGCGCAAGGCTTTTGAGGCCGCGGAGCCCGAGAG ACAAGCTCTCCGGTACATCATCCGGAACACCACCCTTCCTATGAGGACACGTGCCATGGCCCAGCTCCAGCTCACTCAGATGCACTGCTACACCCGGCCAACACAAATCAGGAACCGCTGCGTCTTGGGCGGTAAGGGGAGAGGTGTACTGAGAGCATTCAAGATGTCAAGA TACAACTTCCGTATGGAAGCATTGGCAGGTAATTTGCCAGGTGTGAAAAAGGCTTCTTGGTAA
- a CDS encoding hypothetical protein (EggNog:ENOG503NWHD; BUSCO:EOG0926131E; COG:H), with product MSCAERAQPVFSVSGTVSSPSNMCHGGCETTNGHYPRILPEAHMLPGFLHTCACQSPSVPTSCSEFPKLFRWWPGAGINLSGECAVFQCEGSLSGQVQLKATSTDSQTGPAKSSKAYYLRIRCHTYRNAKFYLICRDEVVIGWPKPGVANRYLRDYITHFDRRQEADGPMPCMQEPAPIWFFVQSALSTPYPPLSCWILVTQQNNLLSSATTIPPLPPNIASRSRKMASPAPLQRLQAPLRRSLARAAVLSSRTYATIPSPSDPELTQSSPSPAASTTPAKKAPRPSYFKDTTVASFSEFVGSQSAPLSLSEAYEIKTAEVGPAGRKRTITRLPEWLKTPIPSSGANPNFGKIKADLRGLNLHTVCEEARCPNIGECWGGNDKSAATATIMLMGDTCTRGCRFCSVKTNRKPPPLDPHEPENTAEALARWGLGYVVLTSVDRDDLADGGARHFAETIRRIKQKKPTLLVEALTGDFMGDLDMVKIVAESGLDVYAHNVETVEGLTPYVRDRRATFRQSLKVLEHVKAVRGKEGIITKTSIMLGLGEQEQEVWDTMRELRRIDVDVVTFGQYMRPTKRHLKVEKYVTPDEFDLWKQRALDMGFLYCASGPLVRSSYKAGEAFIENVLRKRAGERGAASASLDQIVAAEETKAL from the exons ATGAGCTGCGCAGAAAGAGCTCAGCCAGTATTTTCTGTTTCAGGAACGGTTTCATCGCCGTCCAATATGTGCCACGGCGGTTGCGAAACTACCAATGGACATTACCCCCGCATTCTTCCAGAAGCACACATGCTTCCCGGATTTCTCCACACATGCGCTTGTCAAAGCCCATCAGTGCCAACGAGTTGTTCGGAGTTCCCAAAGCTGTTTCGATGGTGGCCCGGGGCTGGCATTAACTTATCAGGTGAGTGTGCTGTATTTCAGTGCGAAGGTTCTTTGAGTGGCCAGGTTCAATTGAAGGCCACGAGCACCGATTCCCAAACTGGTCCAGCTAAATCATCAAAAGCATATTATCTCAGAATCCGGTGCCATACATATAGAAATGCGAAATTTTATTTGATCTGTCGGGATGAAGTTGTTATTGGTTGGCCGAAGCCCGGAGTAGCCAACAGGTACCTACGGGATTACATAACCCATTTCGATAGGCGCCAAGAGGCGGATGGGCCAATGCCCTGCATGCAAGAGCCGGCGCCGATTTGGTTTTTTGTTCAGTCAGCCTTATCAACTCCGTATCCGCCACTGTCCTGCTGGATATTGGTCACCCAACaaaacaacctcctctcTTCCGCCACGACCATTCCCCCACTCCCGCCAAACATAGCCAGTCGATCTCGCAAAATGGCCTCACCAGCACCCCTTCAAAGGCTACAGGCCCCATTGCGACGGTCCTTGGCCCGAGCCGCTGTCCTTTCATCCCGAACTTACGCCACTATCCCTTCACCGTCCGACCCGGAGCTGACACAGTCATCGCCAAGCCCAGCagcctcaacaacccccgcGAAGAAGGCCCCGCGACCGTCATACTTCAAAGACACCACCGTCGCCTCCTTTTCCGAGTTCGTGGGCTCCCAGTCtgcccccctctccctcagcGAAGCCTACGAGATCAAGACCGCAGAGGTAGGCCCCGCCGGCCGCAAGCGCACCATCACCCGTCTGCCAGAATGGCTCAAGACCCCAATCCCTTCCTCAGGTGCCAACCCCAACTTTGGCAAGATCAAGGCCGACCTCAGGGGTTTGAACCTGCACACTGTGTGCGAGGAGGCGCGATGCCCGAATATCGGCGAGTGCTGGGGTGGAAACGACAAGTCTGCTGCGACGGCGACGATCATGCTTATGGGTGATACTTGCACCAGAGGGTGCAGGTTCTGCAGTGTCAAGACCAACAGGAAGCCTCCGCCGCTTGACCCGCATGAACCGGAGAATACGGCCGAGGCACTGGCgaggtgggggttggggtatGTGGTTTTGACAAGTGTGGATCGTGATGATTTGGCGGACGGTGGTGCGAGGCACTTTGCGGAGACGATTAGGAGGATTAAGCAGAAGAAGCCGACGCTGTTGGTGGAGGCGTTGACTGGTGATTTCATGGGGGACCTGGACATGGTCAAGATTGTGGCGGAGAGTGGATTGGATGTGTATGCTCACAACGTtgagacggtggaggggttgacaCCGTATGTTCGCGACCGGAGGGCTACTTTCAGACAGAGTTTAAAGGTGTTGGAGCATGTGAAGGCTGTCAGGGGCAAGGAGGGCATCATCACTAAGACGAGTATCatgcttggtcttggtgagcaggagcaggaggttTGGGATACGATGAGAG AGCTGAGAAGGATCGACGTCGATGTCGTCACCTTTGGGCAGTATATGCGCCCTACCAAGAGGCATCTCAAGGTCGAAAAGTACGTCACCCCTGACGAATTTGACCTCTGGAAGCAGCGTGCTCTGGATATGGGCTTCCTGTACTGCGCCAGCGGCCCTCTTGTCAGGTCATCTTACAAGGCTGGCGAGGCCTTCATTGAGAACGTTCTCAGGAAGCGCGCCGGCGAAAGGGGTGCAGCCTCGGCGAGTCTCGACCAAATCGTGGCCGCTGAAGAAACCAAGGCTCTCTGA
- the SNC2 gene encoding Vesicle membrane receptor protein (v-SNARE) (COG:U; EggNog:ENOG503P44G) yields MSSEPYDPYIPAGQQGSSQDPGNARTQALKQQIDETVDVMRKNVNKVAERGEHLDSLQNKTDDLAMSAQNFRRGANQVRKKMWWKDMKMRIWLIVGIIVLLAIIIIPAVVATR; encoded by the exons ATGTCTTCCGAGCCGTATGACCCTTATATCCCCGCCGGCCAGCAGGGCTCGTCGCAGGATCCCGGCAATGCCAGGACGCAAGCTTTGAAGCAG CAAATCGACGAGACTGTCGATGTCATGCGCAAGAATGTCAACAAGGTCGCCGAGCGTGGTGAGCACCTTGATAGTCTCCAGAACAAGACCGACGATTTGGCCATGTCCGCACAAAATTTCCGCCGTGGTGCCAACCAAGTCCGCAAGAAGATGTGGTGGAAG GACATGAAGATGCGCATCTGGCTCATTGTCGGTATTATCGTCCTTCTCGCCATCATTATCATCCCTGCGG TTGTTGCTACGAGATAA